One stretch of Brevibacillus laterosporus DNA includes these proteins:
- the queD gene encoding 6-carboxytetrahydropterin synthase QueD, which translates to MGNFYDFRIVDRLQRFEQDIQKGELRYHQKRVLVSKEFTFDAAHHLHAYEGKCKNLHGHTYKVVFGISGRPNEIGITVDFGDIKTIWKEQIEVYLDHRYLNETLPQMNTTAENMVAWIFEKMEESLTKSSIYQEQGVRVEFVRLFETPTSYAEMRREWMYNE; encoded by the coding sequence ATGGGAAACTTCTATGATTTTCGCATTGTCGACCGCTTGCAACGATTTGAACAGGACATCCAAAAAGGGGAGCTTCGTTACCATCAAAAGCGAGTGCTGGTAAGTAAGGAATTCACCTTTGATGCCGCCCATCATTTGCATGCCTACGAAGGCAAATGTAAGAATTTACATGGGCACACCTATAAGGTAGTGTTTGGCATTAGTGGTCGTCCAAATGAAATCGGGATTACCGTTGATTTTGGAGACATTAAAACCATCTGGAAAGAACAAATCGAGGTTTATTTAGATCATCGTTATTTAAATGAAACGTTACCACAAATGAATACCACAGCGGAAAATATGGTAGCGTGGATTTTTGAAAAAATGGAAGAGTCTCTTACCAAAAGCTCTATTTATCAGGAACAGGGCGTGCGTGTGGAATTTGTTCGGCTATTCGAGACACCAACTAGCTATGCCGAAATGCGTCGGGAGTGGATGTACAATGAGTAA